TGGGCCTGCCAAAATAGAAGCCCTGCACTTCGATGTCCCCGAAGCGGCGTAGCCAGTTCGCCTGCTCCTCAGTTTCGACGCCTTCAACCACGAGGGAAAGTCCAAGATTGCGCGCGAGGAAAACTATGCTCCTGAACGTCGCCAGCGCTGTCCTGTTGCCAGGAACGCCCTGCGTGAAACTCCGGTCGATCTTCACGCCGTCAACAATCAGATTGGTCAGTTGGGAAAGCGACGAATACCCGGTACCGAAGTCATCCAGCATCACCCTCACCCCGAGCCGTCGTAGCTCCTGAAGTCGCCGACCGACAAGAGCCGAGTCTTCGAGGATGGCCGTTTCTGTGATTTCCACTTTCAACCGTCGGGCGGCAATCGAATGCCGCTCGAGACATCGACGTATCACGTTGACGAGGTCGCCGTGAACCAGTTGTGCGGCCGAAACATTCACAGACATATAAAGCCGGCGCGTATCGACTTCTCGCCATTCACTGAGTTGGGTACAGGCTGTCTCTAGAATCAATTCGCCGATGGGAATGATGAAACCCGTACTTTCAGCAAACGGGATAAATTCAGCTGGCGCGATGACGCCTTTTTCTGGATGTCGCCAGCGCACAAGCGCTTCAATACCCTGCGTCTCTCCCGAATCCAGAGACACGATCGGCTGATACTCCAAAAAAAACTCGCGATTCTCGATTGCATACTGCAATTCCTGTTGCCGCTCGATGTCCCGCATCGCGCGGACTGACAGATCCGGAGTGTAGGCATGGAATCGACTTGCATTTGCTGATCTGCCCTTTTCCTTTGCAGCATACATCGCGAGGTCTGCCTGCCTCAGCAGATCATAGGCAGCATCGAAACCGAACTCGTAGACGGCGACACCTATGCTTACTCGCATCACGTAGCTGTTGCCACGCAGCCCGAACGCCAGCTCGAATGCGTCGATGATGGATTGAGCCATACGGTGTGCAACACCCTTGGCGTCGGTGCACTCGACGAGAACCACAAATTCGTCTCCACCGACGCGCGCGACGATCGACTTCTCTCCAGAAACGTTCACCAGACGCCGCGCAACATTCTGAAGCAGCTCATCCCCAATTTGATGACCTAGCGCATCGTTGATCCGCTTGAAGTTGTCAAGGTCCACAAAAAGTAGTGCCAGCCTGCCGAGTGAATTTTCGCGCTCAATGCACCGACGCAGGGATTCCGTCAGCAGGTATCGGTTGGGCAAACCGGTGAGTGCGTCTGTTTCCGCGAGATGCTGCATGTCCGCTCTGGCAAAGGCTAAACGCGACATCGTCGCGGTGATGATCGCTGCGGCCGTCAGTAACACGACCGTGAGAACACTCGCTAGCAGGAGATATAGATCCTTGGCGTGCCTGTATCCGGCTAGAGCATTGTTTTCGGATATGCCGACTATGACGCCCACCGGAAAACGCGTGGAATGTAGGTACGTGACGAAGCGACGCATGTGATCGACAGGATCGGTGAGAGCGTCAGCTCCTGCGTTGAGCATTGCTCGATACCCGGATGCCGGAGTGCCTATAGGCGACGTCGACACACCAGCTGCGAGGCGTGAGAGCAAATAACCATTGTCGGACATCACCAAGAGCATGCCGCCCACGCCGACGGCGTCGAGATGGTAGAAGCCTGTGGTGAGAAAATTGGGATCCTCCGAGACAACGACGACGCCCGCAAATGAGCCGTCAGGGTTGTTCAGTCGACGGGTGAACTGCAACGTCCAGTGATGGGACAGTCGACCGAGCACTGGCTGGCTAATGTAGAGACCGAGATTGGGATCTCGTTTGTGGGCGACGAAGTGGGGCCTGTCGCTCAGATTAATTGGCTTGACGTCTGGAGTCGTTGTCTGCAACACCTCGCCGGTTGGTCCAACGACGGTGACCTGCAATGCGGTGTCAGCTGAAACAAGCCCCTTCCCTTTCAGCGTATCGAGACGAAAGGTGGAAGGAGACCGCTCGTACTCATACTTAACCAACTTCACAGCAACGTCGGCGTCATGCACCGTCTTGTCGATATGCGCAACAAACGACGTTGCAACTTGGGAGGTCGCCTCAGAAACCGCGCTGCGCGCCTCCAGTTTTTCGGTGTGGATCCTGGTGATCGTGATGATCCAGATTCCCAGGATCAGCAAGAGCGCGCCTGCGGGGATCCAAAACAAGCTCAGTGCGAACGAGGGGAGGTGCAAGAGCCAGATTCTTGACGATCTCCCGCCTTCGTTGGGCTTCGCATACGCCATCAGGGCACCTCGCCGCACCATGATTCGTCCGAGCATTGACGGTACCGCGGTTTTCCCAGATATTCAGTTACGAAATGTTACATGCCCAATGCATGTATACAAACGCAACCACAGCGCTGGCAATCTCGCCTAATTACTTTGCGAATTGACCAAATGGGTAAGGGCGTTGCTGTGTCCTCCTGATATGGATTCGGCCCGCGGCATGGCGGGCTTTCCTTTGCGTTTCGAGCATGCGCGACACCCTGGAGGCGAAAGTCCCCTATCCAGCCTTATGGTTGGCGAAGCCGCAAGGACGTCGTCGTGAGGCGGAATCCGAAGGAAGAGTGGAACAAAACCAACGACCTGGCGAACAGAAACCCGATGCGAGGGAGACTTGGTCGGTCGAGGGAGCAAAGGATCACGATGCCCCAACCATCAAATGCCGGGCGGTAATGTTGGCAGGTGTCGGCAGTGTGCATATCTCGAGAAGTCTGCACGACAATGGTTGCCGAATATTTTAGTAGACGGTGAGAAAACACTAGATCGACACGAACCATGTGTCATCAATCGTAGGCGGCGCTGCCGACCCACAAAGTCAAAGTTATCCCCAAGGTCGGCATTAACCCATCAAATTCTGGATTAATACCGCTTCCAGTTCCGACTCCAGAATCTATCCCGGATTTCAAGAAACTCGAGATCGAAGGGATTGCGCATTGCCTCCTCGAGCGCGAGGCGTCATCTGTCCGGAATCGGCAGCCTCGTTGCGGCACCCCGGCTTTCGTGGTGAAGTGACTTAACGGTCGCCTTCCAGCCTGCGGGGTTTCGTGCATGGAGGCATCCTGGTGTGCACACACGGATGGGGCACCCGCTTTCATGTTGGTCACGACAAATTACGTATCAAATACTACTAATTTGCCATATCGTGCGGACGCCCATACAAAACCTGCATCAACGGGCAATAACACTACTTCGTGCTCGATTATCGTGAAACGTTACCTCAAGTTGGACAGCTAAATGCCTGTATCAAAACAATAATATCATTTCGTTTTTCTTTGCATGATTGTTTCACAGAGCGAAAAATAGGAATGGAGCGCACAAGTCTCTGAGTGGCGATGGGGATGAAAGAGTCCCTGCGGGCACCGGTCAAAACTAAAACAACTCGGCCCCACCCCGCTCGAATTTCTGCGGATCCTGGTGACAGAGTATTTCCCCATTCCTCGGCCAACTGCGCCACACC
This region of Paraburkholderia terrae genomic DNA includes:
- a CDS encoding bifunctional diguanylate cyclase/phosphodiesterase; translated protein: MLILGIWIITITRIHTEKLEARSAVSEATSQVATSFVAHIDKTVHDADVAVKLVKYEYERSPSTFRLDTLKGKGLVSADTALQVTVVGPTGEVLQTTTPDVKPINLSDRPHFVAHKRDPNLGLYISQPVLGRLSHHWTLQFTRRLNNPDGSFAGVVVVSEDPNFLTTGFYHLDAVGVGGMLLVMSDNGYLLSRLAAGVSTSPIGTPASGYRAMLNAGADALTDPVDHMRRFVTYLHSTRFPVGVIVGISENNALAGYRHAKDLYLLLASVLTVVLLTAAAIITATMSRLAFARADMQHLAETDALTGLPNRYLLTESLRRCIERENSLGRLALLFVDLDNFKRINDALGHQIGDELLQNVARRLVNVSGEKSIVARVGGDEFVVLVECTDAKGVAHRMAQSIIDAFELAFGLRGNSYVMRVSIGVAVYEFGFDAAYDLLRQADLAMYAAKEKGRSANASRFHAYTPDLSVRAMRDIERQQELQYAIENREFFLEYQPIVSLDSGETQGIEALVRWRHPEKGVIAPAEFIPFAESTGFIIPIGELILETACTQLSEWREVDTRRLYMSVNVSAAQLVHGDLVNVIRRCLERHSIAARRLKVEITETAILEDSALVGRRLQELRRLGVRVMLDDFGTGYSSLSQLTNLIVDGVKIDRSFTQGVPGNRTALATFRSIVFLARNLGLSLVVEGVETEEQANWLRRFGDIEVQGFYFGRPIVPDRMRAGRAA